The Insulibacter thermoxylanivorax genomic sequence CGGCCGCTGTATCCGCATTGATATTATAATGCTGTCCCGCTTCATCGATGCCGAGCGGCGCGATGACCGGCATGAAACCCATATCGATGATGCCGTGCAGAATCGCCGCATCGACATCGCGCACGTCGCCGACAAGGCCGACTTCATGGGCGTTGGCCGCGGGTACGGCGCGGATCAAGCCGCCGTCGATCCCCGAGAGACCGATCGCCCGGCCGCCGGCCTTGGCGATGCGGCGCACGATCTGCTTGTTGATCTGACCGCCCAGCACCATCTCGACGACGCCCAGCACCCGCTCGTCCGTGCGGCGCAGGCCGCCGACGAATTCCGTCTCGATCTGCATCGCTTCAAGCAGTTCGTTGATCGCCGGTCCCCCGCCGTGCACGATGACGGGGATCGTCCCCGCCTCCTGCAGCTTGCATAGATCCTCGAAGAACACCTCCGGCAGCGCGGCAAGGGTGCTGCCGCCGCATTTCATCACGAAGCACTGTCTCTCCCGTTTCCCCACATCGATTCACTCCGTTCCTGCGTCCATCTCAAGTTCGATAAGCAGCATTGATCCGCACGTATTCGTAAGTCAAGTCACATCCCCACGCCGTGGCGCGACCGTCACCTTGATGCAGATGGATATGGATCTCGACGGTGTCCCCCTTCAGGTACTCCGTCGCCTGCTCCTCATCGAAGGGCACGGGACGCGATTGCTGCAAAGTCACGATCTCGCCGATGCGAATATCCACGGTATCGGGATTCACCGGCTGACCAGCCCGACCGATCGCAGCG encodes the following:
- the argB gene encoding acetylglutamate kinase produces the protein MKCGGSTLAALPEVFFEDLCKLQEAGTIPVIVHGGGPAINELLEAMQIETEFVGGLRRTDERVLGVVEMVLGGQINKQIVRRIAKAGGRAIGLSGIDGGLIRAVPAANAHEVGLVGDVRDVDAAILHGIIDMGFMPVIAPLGIDEAGQHYNINADTAAGAVASRLGVPRMIVVTDVPGILKTIEGEKRVLPEVTVQEIEEMIASGEIYGGMIPKVRAAIQCIQGDVQEVVIVDGAEPRVLSRVLGGEALGTRIIKEG